One Edaphobacter lichenicola DNA window includes the following coding sequences:
- a CDS encoding FtsX-like permease family protein, translating into MRFEFFIAARYLRAKRRQAVVGVITAISVIGVAAGVASLIIALAITNGMRRDLQERLVGSTSHVDLMRVAGDGIRDWRPLLARLRGVPHVVAAAPGLYGQVLISKGARSGGGLVKGVIPKDEKTVGDLLQSVVQGSAAALEPVAAAAPCGGGTSARNDCGGGVSREIPPIVIGQDMAESLGAKVGDGVLVTSPQGELTPLGLVPKYERFQVAGIFKSGFYQYDSSYAFLRLADAQRLFSEPDLISVISFKVDDLYHADRVGRAIEDAAGKGFQTTNWMEQNRELFRALKLEQVVTFIVLALIVCVAALNILIALTMMVMEKTRDIAVLMSFGVSGTQVRRIFLMQGLLISVIGTVLGLILGYGLSWLGGHYRFIRLDAAVYSIDYLPFAPRVLDAVIVAAVSLGVSLIATIYPSGSAAKVLPAEALRYE; encoded by the coding sequence ATGCGATTTGAATTTTTTATTGCGGCGCGTTATCTGCGGGCGAAGCGGCGGCAGGCTGTGGTGGGAGTGATCACGGCTATCTCGGTGATCGGCGTGGCTGCTGGTGTGGCTTCGCTGATTATTGCGCTGGCGATTACGAATGGGATGAGACGGGATCTGCAGGAGCGGCTGGTGGGGTCGACCTCGCACGTGGACCTGATGCGGGTTGCGGGGGATGGGATACGGGACTGGCGGCCGCTGCTGGCGCGGCTTCGTGGCGTGCCGCATGTGGTGGCGGCGGCTCCGGGGTTGTATGGGCAGGTGCTGATCTCGAAGGGTGCGCGGAGTGGGGGCGGGTTGGTGAAGGGCGTGATTCCGAAGGATGAGAAGACGGTGGGGGATCTGCTGCAGAGTGTGGTGCAGGGGTCGGCTGCGGCGTTGGAGCCGGTTGCTGCGGCTGCTCCTTGTGGGGGTGGGACGAGTGCGCGGAATGATTGCGGAGGAGGTGTGTCGCGGGAGATTCCGCCGATTGTGATTGGGCAGGATATGGCGGAGTCGCTGGGGGCGAAGGTGGGGGATGGGGTGCTGGTGACGAGTCCGCAGGGGGAGTTGACGCCGCTGGGGCTGGTGCCGAAGTATGAGCGGTTTCAGGTGGCGGGAATCTTCAAGTCGGGGTTTTATCAGTATGACTCGAGCTATGCGTTTCTTCGGTTGGCGGATGCGCAGAGGTTGTTCAGTGAACCGGATCTGATCTCAGTGATCAGCTTCAAGGTGGATGATCTTTATCATGCGGATCGCGTGGGAAGGGCGATTGAAGATGCGGCTGGCAAGGGGTTTCAGACGACAAACTGGATGGAGCAGAATCGTGAGCTGTTTCGTGCGCTGAAGCTGGAGCAGGTGGTGACGTTTATTGTGCTGGCGCTGATTGTTTGTGTGGCTGCGTTGAATATTCTGATTGCGCTGACCATGATGGTGATGGAGAAGACGCGCGATATTGCGGTGCTGATGAGCTTTGGGGTGAGTGGGACCCAGGTGCGGCGGATTTTTCTGATGCAGGGGTTGTTGATCTCGGTGATTGGGACGGTGCTTGGGTTGATTCTTGGCTATGGATTGAGTTGGCTGGGTGGGCATTACCGATTTATTCGGCTGGATGCGGCGGTTTATTCGATTGATTATCTGCCGTTCGCGCCGCGGGTTTTGGATGCGGTGATTGTTGCGGCGGTGAGTTTGGGCGTGAGTTTGATTGCTACGATTTATCCGAGTGGGAGTGCGGCGAAGGTGTTGCCAGCGGAGGCTTTACGGTATGAGTAA
- a CDS encoding NAD(P)-dependent alcohol dehydrogenase, with amino-acid sequence MSEIHGLAVHAAGAHLLAYKYDPGALQANEVEVKISHCGVCHSDVYLIDNDWGISKYPFIPGHEIVGTVVGVGSGVKDRAMGERVGIGWQADSCGICEWCRQGQEQLCAKAQPTCVGRNGGFADRVRVNSRFAIPLPAALESENAAPLLCGGITVYAPLRNYEVRPSSRVGVIGIGGLGHLGVQFAKAFGAEVTAFSTSKDKEAEAKELGAHHFVNTRDTGALKKVAGSFDLLLSTVGADQEWQAYVNALRPKGTLCIVGAPPSPMPILGGSLITHQKAVAGSNTGSPQEISEMLDVAARHGVKAITERFAMAKANDAVTKVKKNQVRYRAVLTN; translated from the coding sequence ATGAGTGAAATACATGGTCTCGCTGTGCATGCGGCCGGCGCACACTTACTAGCCTATAAATACGATCCGGGCGCGCTGCAAGCCAATGAGGTCGAGGTAAAGATCTCGCACTGCGGCGTATGTCACAGCGATGTCTACCTGATCGATAACGATTGGGGGATCAGCAAGTATCCGTTTATTCCGGGCCATGAGATTGTGGGAACTGTTGTGGGAGTGGGCTCGGGTGTGAAGGACCGCGCGATGGGCGAGCGCGTGGGGATTGGCTGGCAGGCCGATAGCTGCGGAATCTGCGAGTGGTGCCGGCAGGGGCAGGAGCAGCTGTGCGCGAAGGCACAACCAACGTGCGTGGGACGCAATGGCGGGTTTGCCGACAGGGTCCGGGTGAATTCGCGGTTTGCGATTCCCTTGCCTGCGGCGCTTGAGAGCGAGAATGCGGCTCCGCTGCTGTGCGGTGGAATTACGGTGTACGCTCCGCTGAGGAACTATGAGGTGCGGCCGTCGTCGCGCGTGGGCGTGATCGGGATTGGCGGGCTGGGGCATCTTGGGGTGCAGTTTGCGAAGGCGTTTGGCGCGGAGGTGACGGCGTTTTCAACCTCGAAGGACAAAGAGGCCGAGGCGAAGGAGCTGGGTGCGCATCACTTCGTGAATACACGCGATACGGGAGCGCTGAAGAAGGTTGCGGGATCGTTTGATCTGCTGCTTTCGACGGTGGGCGCGGATCAGGAGTGGCAGGCTTATGTGAATGCGCTGCGGCCGAAGGGGACTCTGTGTATTGTTGGGGCGCCGCCTTCTCCGATGCCGATTCTGGGGGGGTCGCTGATTACGCACCAGAAGGCTGTTGCGGGGAGCAATACCGGGAGTCCGCAGGAGATCAGCGAGATGCTGGACGTTGCGGCTCGGCATGGGGTGAAGGCGATTACGGAGCGGTTTGCGATGGCCAAAGCAAATGATGCGGTGACCAAGGTGAAGAAGAACCAGGTGAGGTATCGGGCGGTTTTGACGAACTAG
- a CDS encoding trimeric intracellular cation channel family protein, translating into MAVRDWFPKYRQDVVLLAVDLVGTFVFAVEGALAGIRGELDLLGLLVVSFVTALGGGTVRDLLIGAVPPNSIRDWRYGATAFAGGGAVFCFYQSFQHVPQQLLITLDAAGLALFAMAGAAKALEFGINPMIAVLMGVLTGVGGGTIRDVLMTRVPGILNTDIYASAALAGAVVMVIGLWLKVPRTIAMTVGGVCCFVLRMVAVARHWNLPKVVAH; encoded by the coding sequence ATGGCGGTGCGGGACTGGTTCCCGAAGTACAGGCAGGATGTGGTGCTGCTGGCGGTGGACCTGGTGGGGACGTTTGTGTTCGCGGTGGAGGGGGCGCTGGCGGGGATTCGTGGCGAGCTGGATCTGCTGGGGCTGCTGGTGGTGTCGTTTGTGACGGCGCTGGGTGGTGGGACAGTGAGGGATCTGCTGATTGGTGCGGTGCCTCCGAATAGCATTCGCGACTGGCGGTATGGAGCTACAGCGTTTGCGGGTGGTGGTGCGGTGTTCTGTTTTTATCAGTCGTTTCAGCATGTGCCTCAGCAGTTGTTGATTACGCTGGATGCGGCGGGGTTGGCGCTGTTTGCGATGGCGGGTGCAGCGAAGGCGCTGGAGTTTGGGATCAATCCGATGATCGCGGTGCTGATGGGTGTGCTGACTGGTGTGGGCGGCGGAACGATTCGGGATGTGCTGATGACGCGGGTGCCGGGGATTTTGAATACGGATATTTATGCATCGGCGGCGCTGGCGGGTGCGGTGGTGATGGTGATCGGGCTGTGGCTGAAGGTGCCGAGGACGATTGCGATGACGGTGGGTGGGGTTTGTTGCTTTGTGCTGCGGATGGTGGCGGTGGCGCGGCATTGGAATCTGCCGAAGGTGGTGGCGCACTGA
- a CDS encoding carboxymuconolactone decarboxylase family protein: MSNPRLKYGQLAPEGLAKMSALEHYLNTETGLEASLRELVRLRASLMNGCEYCIRLHTSELRKMNETAERIAGVEDWRNSEIYTKRERAALAWAEAVTNIQEGHAPDVLYEAVRAEFTEVETVNLTLVITTINAWNRISIALGTHLGHGDGGGTSVEQSSMER; encoded by the coding sequence ATGAGTAATCCGAGATTGAAGTATGGGCAGTTGGCGCCTGAGGGTTTGGCGAAGATGTCGGCGTTGGAGCATTACCTGAATACGGAGACGGGGCTTGAGGCTTCGTTGCGGGAGTTGGTGAGGCTAAGGGCTTCGTTGATGAATGGGTGTGAGTACTGCATTCGTCTGCATACGTCGGAGCTGCGGAAGATGAATGAGACGGCGGAGCGGATTGCGGGTGTGGAGGATTGGCGGAACTCGGAGATTTATACGAAGCGGGAGCGGGCGGCGCTGGCGTGGGCGGAGGCGGTGACGAATATTCAGGAGGGTCATGCTCCGGATGTTTTGTATGAGGCAGTGAGGGCGGAGTTCACCGAGGTGGAGACGGTGAATTTGACGCTGGTGATTACGACGATCAATGCTTGGAACCGGATCTCGATTGCGCTGGGGACGCACTTGGGACATGGCGACGGCGGGGGGACGAGTGTCGAACAATCGTCAATGGAGAGGTAA
- a CDS encoding ABC transporter ATP-binding protein, protein MSDSLDGDVRFENEGTLEPLPVVRERTVVMRAVGLTKIYAAVASSGGSSRTGSASQGSSSTSAARPALELFRGLDLKVHAGEMVAIVGESGAGKSSLLHLLAALDTPTAGEVWCGESRLSSFTPKQAAEFRNRDVGYVWQFHYLLPEFSALENAAMPLLARGMRRAEALEKAQFWLAEVGLGDRAEHRSGELSGGEQQRVSLARALVTEPRLLLADEPTGDLDGKTAEAVFSLIQRLHEAHGLTSVLVTHNLEFAERCDRVLKLREGRLVDGRAGDGRARTEESARD, encoded by the coding sequence TTGAGCGATTCGCTGGATGGCGATGTTCGGTTTGAGAATGAGGGGACGCTGGAGCCGCTGCCGGTGGTGCGGGAGCGGACGGTGGTGATGCGGGCGGTTGGGCTGACGAAGATCTATGCGGCGGTTGCTTCGAGTGGTGGGTCTTCACGCACAGGTTCGGCGAGCCAAGGGTCTTCAAGCACAAGTGCGGCGCGGCCGGCGCTGGAGTTGTTTCGAGGGCTGGATCTGAAGGTTCATGCGGGCGAGATGGTTGCAATTGTGGGGGAGAGCGGCGCGGGGAAGAGCTCGCTGCTGCATCTGCTGGCGGCGCTGGATACGCCGACGGCAGGTGAGGTTTGGTGCGGGGAGAGCCGGTTGAGCTCGTTTACGCCGAAGCAGGCGGCGGAGTTTCGCAATCGGGATGTGGGGTATGTGTGGCAGTTTCATTATTTGTTGCCGGAGTTTTCTGCGCTGGAGAATGCTGCCATGCCTCTGCTGGCTCGCGGGATGAGGCGGGCGGAGGCGCTGGAGAAGGCGCAGTTCTGGCTGGCGGAGGTGGGGCTGGGGGATCGGGCGGAGCATCGCTCGGGGGAGTTGAGTGGGGGGGAGCAGCAGAGGGTGAGCCTGGCGCGGGCGCTGGTGACGGAACCGAGGCTGCTGCTGGCCGATGAGCCGACGGGCGATCTGGATGGGAAGACGGCGGAGGCGGTGTTCAGCTTGATTCAGCGGCTGCATGAGGCGCATGGGCTGACGAGCGTGCTGGTGACGCATAATCTGGAGTTTGCGGAGAGGTGCGATCGGGTGCTGAAGCTGCGGGAGGGGCGGCTGGTGGATGGGCGAGCGGGGGACGGTCGAGCGCGAACGGAAGAGAGTGCGCGGGATTGA
- a CDS encoding MOSC domain-containing protein, translating into MTKPATIQAVFTGQPKSITDKRGTWTSSIFRDRVDGPVRVSLRGLAGDKVAQPYHGGPGAALCVHLTDHYAFWNTRYNMNLEAGNVGENLTLDDLAEDQVCVGDRVRLGTALAQVSGPRIPCANQARRIGRPDWIKLTIQENRTGFYLRVLEPGTLQPADPWIIEERLNPEGSIPAINRCMYLKFDPDYARRMQEMSGLESWWKDQAREKIEDRTGHWTSTMKNGGD; encoded by the coding sequence GTGACGAAACCCGCCACCATCCAGGCAGTCTTCACCGGCCAGCCCAAATCCATCACCGACAAGCGCGGCACCTGGACCTCCTCCATCTTTCGCGATCGTGTCGATGGCCCCGTACGGGTCTCCCTCCGCGGACTAGCCGGAGACAAGGTCGCCCAGCCCTATCATGGAGGTCCAGGCGCAGCCCTCTGCGTCCATCTCACCGATCACTACGCCTTCTGGAACACCCGATACAACATGAACCTCGAAGCCGGGAATGTCGGCGAAAATCTCACCCTCGACGACCTCGCCGAAGATCAGGTCTGCGTAGGCGATCGCGTCCGTCTCGGCACTGCGCTCGCTCAAGTCAGCGGCCCGCGCATCCCGTGCGCCAATCAAGCACGTCGAATCGGACGCCCCGACTGGATCAAGCTCACCATTCAAGAGAATCGCACGGGCTTTTATCTGCGCGTCCTTGAGCCGGGCACACTTCAGCCGGCAGACCCCTGGATCATCGAGGAACGACTCAACCCCGAAGGCTCGATCCCCGCAATCAACCGCTGCATGTATCTGAAGTTCGATCCAGACTACGCCCGCCGAATGCAGGAGATGTCCGGCCTCGAATCATGGTGGAAAGACCAGGCACGCGAAAAGATCGAAGACCGAACCGGCCACTGGACCTCGACCATGAAGAACGGAGGCGACTAG
- a CDS encoding SpoIVB peptidase S55 domain-containing protein, whose translation MDAVKTRLGMAGLMVGGVLGSSVLLGGPRAAAQAVSGAGGWTAVAAPSVAPAVTKFFPLAEVRRGMRGVAYTVFEGVNPEPMQVEILGLLKDALGPGQDMILARLHGDKPEYTGVVAGMSGSPVYIDGRLVGALSYRIGQFSKEPIAGITPIESMLQVRDEDGAAGMKLASVSREFEGQPEMRAMETPLVMGGFSQETVERFGDRFRAMGLTPVVGLGGADSAAVQPEPLVPGSAVSAVLVRGDLSMAGTCTVTYVDPTRLLACGHPITQYGPVDMPMTKATVLASLASPLNAFKIINTTETVGAFTEDRASAIMGRFGVEARMIPVVVEVVPPPMDKGVQAKTRTLHFEVLDNRQLTPSAMVVSVYQSLQTNNTAAEELSYRLSGEIELKGLPPVAMQGLMTQNELNPATINAALLVNDRFSKVYGNALDQPVVTGVRLRVEAIPARMSAVLESARLSRMEARAGDEIEVEAVVHPYQAEARMVRVKVRLPEDVSAGSMRVVVSDGATVDKLTTKTGAERSVGLADTVAALNRIHENDRVYVTLLNHSAQVVLEGEALPEVPLSMANIFEPLKEAQKMQLTGESVVSAGSVEAGYAVSGYQVLNLVVR comes from the coding sequence ATGGATGCGGTAAAGACTCGGTTGGGGATGGCTGGCCTGATGGTGGGCGGGGTGTTGGGGAGTTCTGTGCTTTTGGGTGGGCCGCGGGCGGCGGCGCAGGCTGTGAGTGGAGCGGGCGGGTGGACTGCGGTGGCAGCGCCTTCGGTGGCTCCGGCGGTGACTAAATTTTTTCCTCTGGCTGAGGTGAGGCGGGGGATGCGCGGGGTGGCTTATACGGTCTTCGAAGGGGTGAACCCGGAGCCGATGCAGGTGGAGATTCTTGGGCTGTTGAAGGATGCGCTGGGGCCGGGGCAGGACATGATTCTGGCTCGGCTGCATGGGGATAAGCCGGAGTACACGGGCGTGGTGGCGGGGATGAGCGGAAGCCCGGTGTACATCGATGGGCGGCTGGTGGGGGCGCTGAGTTATCGGATTGGGCAGTTCAGCAAGGAGCCGATTGCGGGGATTACGCCGATCGAGTCGATGCTGCAGGTGCGGGATGAGGATGGCGCGGCGGGGATGAAACTGGCTTCTGTGAGCCGGGAGTTTGAGGGGCAGCCGGAGATGCGGGCGATGGAGACTCCGCTGGTGATGGGCGGGTTCAGCCAGGAGACGGTGGAGCGGTTTGGGGATCGGTTCCGGGCGATGGGTTTGACGCCGGTGGTTGGGCTGGGCGGGGCGGACTCTGCCGCGGTGCAGCCGGAGCCGCTGGTGCCGGGCAGTGCGGTGAGCGCGGTTCTGGTGCGGGGGGATCTGTCGATGGCGGGGACTTGCACGGTGACGTATGTGGACCCGACGAGACTGCTGGCGTGCGGGCATCCGATTACGCAGTATGGGCCGGTGGATATGCCGATGACTAAGGCTACGGTACTGGCTTCGCTGGCGTCGCCGCTGAATGCGTTCAAGATTATCAATACAACCGAGACGGTGGGGGCGTTTACGGAGGATCGCGCTTCGGCGATTATGGGGCGGTTTGGGGTGGAGGCGCGGATGATTCCGGTGGTGGTAGAGGTGGTGCCTCCTCCAATGGATAAGGGAGTGCAGGCCAAGACTAGGACGCTGCACTTTGAGGTGTTGGATAACCGGCAACTGACTCCGTCGGCGATGGTGGTGTCGGTGTATCAGAGTTTGCAGACGAATAACACGGCGGCGGAGGAGTTGAGCTATCGGCTGTCGGGCGAGATTGAGCTGAAGGGGTTGCCGCCGGTTGCGATGCAGGGGTTGATGACGCAGAACGAGCTCAATCCGGCTACGATCAACGCGGCTCTGCTGGTGAATGACCGGTTCAGCAAGGTGTATGGGAATGCGCTGGATCAGCCGGTGGTAACGGGGGTGAGGCTGAGGGTGGAGGCGATTCCGGCGAGGATGTCGGCGGTGCTGGAGTCGGCGCGTTTGAGCAGGATGGAGGCTCGGGCGGGGGATGAGATTGAGGTGGAGGCGGTGGTGCATCCTTACCAGGCTGAGGCTCGGATGGTGCGGGTGAAGGTGAGGTTGCCGGAGGATGTGAGCGCGGGGTCGATGCGGGTGGTGGTGAGCGATGGCGCGACGGTGGACAAGCTGACAACGAAGACGGGGGCGGAGCGGTCGGTGGGGCTGGCCGATACGGTGGCGGCGCTGAACAGGATTCATGAGAACGATCGGGTTTATGTGACGCTGCTGAATCATTCGGCGCAGGTGGTGCTGGAGGGCGAGGCTCTGCCTGAGGTTCCGTTGTCGATGGCGAATATCTTCGAGCCGTTGAAAGAGGCGCAGAAGATGCAGCTGACAGGAGAGAGTGTTGTGAGTGCGGGGTCGGTGGAGGCGGGATATGCGGTGAGTGGCTACCAGGTGCTGAACCTGGTGGTGCGGTAG
- a CDS encoding VWA domain-containing protein, with protein MMTILPHPRARILLLLSCFLILTLPAAAPAQEAPAQNPPQQTKPTPDDAGPDTDNGSIILKKKKEADEPPPPAAPVAPKVKNPDNETFSLRVDVPIVNIDASVILDKTHQFVPGLKANNFLILEDGVPQTITSVRTTQTPITAVMLLEFAANSYYLINDMRNASYYFFRSLRPDDYIAVITYDLRTHILTDFTNNKDLIAQSLQSLMIPGFSDTNMFDALYETLDRTSRIEGRKYIILIGSGRDTFSKLTLDKILAKVKNTPNITIFTISTGALLNELRSGGGPRELDYLQAQNQMRTFASMTGGLSFAPIFQGELPDIFAQINQSIRNEYILTYRPTNNKNDGTYRKVKVLLVDNEGHPLRMQDEKGKPQKYSVIARDGYSAKLPVE; from the coding sequence ATGATGACTATCCTTCCGCATCCCAGGGCTCGCATCCTCCTCCTTCTCTCCTGCTTCCTCATTCTCACCCTGCCCGCAGCCGCCCCCGCGCAGGAAGCCCCCGCGCAAAACCCGCCCCAGCAGACCAAGCCCACCCCCGACGACGCCGGCCCCGACACCGACAACGGCTCCATCATCCTCAAGAAAAAGAAAGAAGCCGACGAGCCCCCCCCACCCGCCGCGCCCGTCGCCCCCAAGGTCAAAAATCCCGACAACGAGACCTTCTCCCTCCGCGTCGACGTCCCCATCGTCAACATCGACGCCAGCGTCATCCTCGACAAGACCCACCAGTTCGTCCCCGGCCTCAAAGCCAACAACTTCCTCATCCTCGAGGACGGCGTCCCCCAGACCATCACCAGCGTCCGCACCACCCAGACCCCCATCACCGCCGTCATGCTGCTTGAGTTCGCCGCCAACAGCTACTACCTCATCAACGACATGCGGAACGCCTCCTACTACTTCTTCCGCTCCCTGCGCCCCGACGACTACATCGCCGTCATCACCTACGACCTACGCACCCACATCCTCACCGACTTCACCAACAACAAGGACCTCATCGCCCAGTCCCTCCAGTCCCTCATGATCCCCGGCTTCTCCGACACCAACATGTTCGACGCCCTCTACGAGACCCTCGACCGCACCAGCCGCATCGAAGGCCGCAAGTACATCATCCTCATCGGCTCCGGCCGCGACACCTTCTCCAAGCTCACCCTTGACAAGATCCTCGCCAAAGTAAAGAACACCCCCAACATCACCATCTTCACCATCTCCACCGGCGCGCTCCTCAACGAGCTCCGCTCCGGCGGGGGCCCACGCGAACTCGACTACCTCCAGGCCCAGAATCAGATGAGGACCTTCGCCTCCATGACCGGCGGCCTCAGCTTCGCCCCCATCTTCCAGGGCGAACTCCCCGACATCTTCGCTCAGATCAACCAGTCCATCCGCAACGAGTACATCCTCACCTACCGACCCACCAACAACAAGAACGACGGCACCTACCGCAAGGTCAAGGTCCTCCTCGTCGACAACGAAGGCCACCCCTTGCGCATGCAGGACGAAAAGGGCAAGCCGCAAAAGTACTCCGTCATCGCCCGCGACGGCTACAGCGCCAAACTCCCCGTCGAATAG